In Carassius carassius chromosome 46, fCarCar2.1, whole genome shotgun sequence, the following proteins share a genomic window:
- the LOC132129273 gene encoding ankyrin repeat and SOCS box protein 8-like — MSSTMWYIMQSIQSKYSLSERLIRTIAAIRSFPHDNVEDLIRRGADVNRMHGTLKPLHCACMVADADCVELLLEKGAEVNALDGYNRTALHYAAEKDEGCVELLLEYGAQPNALDGNKDTPLHWAAFKDNPECVRALLESGACPNVRDYNNDTPLSWAAMKGNLESVRVLLEYGAQVHVTNLKGQTPISRLVALLARGLGTEQEEECLELLSRAAGRFEIRRADGSLPRELSKDPQLLARLTSLVAQPPSLRALARCAVRNSLGVQYLPSAVKQLPLPESVKEYVLLRD; from the exons ATGAGCTCTACTATGTGGTACATCATGCAGAGTATTCAAAGCAAATACTCATTGTCAGAAAGACTCATTCGAACCATAGCTGCCATTCGCTCCTTCCCACATGATAATGTGGAAGACCTTATACGCAGG GGAGCAGATGTGAACCGGATGCATGGCACGCTGAAGCCCCTGCACTGTGCCTGTATGGTGGCTGATGCTGATTGCGTGGAGCTTTTGCTTGAGAAAGGTGCTGAG GTAAATGCCTTGGATGGCTACAACCGCACTGCCCTGCATTACGCAGCGGAGAAGGATGAGGGTTGTGTGGAGCTGCTTCTAGAATACGGGGCCCAGCCAAATGCTCTGGACGGCAACAAGGATACGCCACTGCACTGGGCTGCCTTCAAAGATAACCCTGAGTGTGTACGGGCCCTGTTAGAGAGCGGCGCGTGTCCGAATGTCCGGGATTACAATAACGACACACCCCTCAGTTGGGCAGCCATGAAAGGCAACCTGGAGAGTGTCCGTGTGCTGCTAGAGTACGGCGCTCAAGTCCACGTCACCAATCTAAAGGGCCAGACGCCCATCTCTCGGCTGGTGGCGCTGCTGGCTCGGGGCCTGGGCACGGAACAGGAGGAAGAGTGCCTGGAGCTGCTTTCCCGCGCCGCGGGGAGGTTCGAGATCCGCAGGGCCGATGGCTCTTTACCACGTGAGCTCAGTAAAGATCCTCAGTTACTGGCTCGACTCACTAGCCTCGTAGCCCAACCGCCTTCATTGCGAGCATTGGCGCGCTGCGCCGTTCGTAACAGCCTGGGAGTTCAGTACCTTCCATCTGCAGTAAAACAGCTCCCGCTTCCAGAGTCAGTGAAAGAATATGTGCTCCTCAGAGACTGA